GTCATGGAATCCCCGGATATTCAGAGGCTTCGAGCCGGGACGATTCTGCCAACCGCCATCGCAGCGATGTGCGGCGCAGCAGTGTTGGCGCCGGCCATCGTTTCGGGGAATCCGTCACGCCTGGATGACGCGGTCGTCATTCATCACTCCGGTCAGGTTTCCGAACCGGATAACGCTGAAGCTGCATTGCGGATGAAACAGATCGGACAGATGCCGACTGTCCAGGACCGAATCGCAGCATTGCTTGGCATCGCGCGTGATCCGAAGACAATCAACCCGAAGCCGTATCTCCGCGAAGCCGTGAGGTTGCTCGATTTCTCCGAGGCGAACGAGTTTTCGGAACGCTCGATGCCGTTCGTTTCGAGAACTCCGCAGTTCCTGAAAGACCAGAGCTATTTCGAAACGGCCACGGTTGCCGCGTATCGAGACCAAATCGGGTTTGCGCGACAGATCGCGGAACGAATCGAGTCTCCCTACTACCGGGCCTGGTCACTGACTGAAACGGCTGCGGCCTTTCATCGCTGCGAGGATACTGAAACCGCGCGGGAACTTCTGACGGCGGCAGATGCCGCCGTCGCGCTGATTCCGGATCTGCCTCCGTCCGACGCGGAAAAGATGTATGCCGGCAAGGTGACCGACCGTCTGACAGTTGCCGAATTCGTCGCAACCGGCTGGGCGAAAATCGATGACATCGCGGCCGCCGAAAAGGCGGCAAAGGCTGTCGGCGTGAACTTTGAAGGTGCCGGACCGGGCTGCTGGTCAGCCATCGGCGAAGTGCTGGCGAAGTCCGCGTCCGATGCCGAGTTTGCATCATTCCTGGCTCGCGGCACGCCGGAACTGCCTCCGGAACGCGCCGGCGACATCCTTGTGGAAGTCTGGAAGGCGCGGACGTACGCGAAGATTGACGGCGGACGTTTTGACGAAGCCGGTGAAATTCTTGAAAGAGAAGAACTCTGGATTGAAGACGCCGTGCGAGTTTGCCTGGTGCGCGCGATGTGCCGAAAGGGTCTCGCTGCCCGGGCAGATCTGGTCGCCGGAAATATCGCCACTCCGGCGCATCGTGCGATGGCGAAGCTGTTCGTTGCACGCCTGTATCATGATTTCGGCAATCGGGACCGCGCGGACGCGATTCTGAATGAATGCCGCGAATTCATCGAATCGGAAGCAAAGACGGACGACTACGTGCCGCTTGGCGAAGTTCTGATCCTGACAGCGGAAACACAGGCTCTGTCCGGCGACACCGATGCCGCGATGCGGACTGCTGAGCAGATTCGCGGCGGAGCGTACTTCACGCCATTCATTCAGATCGGATCAGCATCGGATCTCTACGATCTGCCGTTTCAGTTGGTGGCAATGAAAGAGACGGCATGGCTGCTGATTTCGCGTGCCGGGTTGATGAACGGTGATGTCGAGGACGCAATCAGGACCGCCAGACGCATCGTCCCGCGAGACAACAGCGACGGGAACGTTGCCAGCGATGGGGCCAACACGTTTCTGATCGATCCGATCCGCAGCCATGCCTTTCGAATGATTGCACAGCACCTGGTGAAAGCCGGGCAACGGGAACGTGTCGAACAGCTCATCACCGAAGAATCGACAGAGTCAGCAAAAACGGCAATGCGAAATGTGCTGATCACCGCCGCCTTTGCGCAGCAGCGTGACGACGTGCCGCCACGTGCCGAGCCTCAAAACGATCGCAACTCGAACAGCAGCATCGCCGCGGACGCGAGTGAGGACGCTGCCAGGGATGCATCGCACGATGTTCCAAACCCGGTGCCGACACCAGACGTCACGTTCGTGACTACACGTCACGTGATTCTGCACGACGGGAAGATCGTCGACTGGGACAGCGTGGCACGGATCCTTCGCCAGGCTGCGGAACTCGGCAAGATCCATCCGGTGTTCTATTCGACGAACGGTGGGCTTCCGCGCGAGGAAGAGCTGCGTGAACACCGATGGAAGCTTTACAGGGAATTGTATGACGCGGGGAAGATCGATGGCATGACAGTCGGCAGTATCTCACCCCGCGCAGGTGAACGGCTCGACCGGATTCAAAAGCCCGAAGATCTGGTTCCCGATGAATCTCAAAGAATGGAAGGTACTGTCACCACGACGAATCGAGCGCCGGCAGCGGGTGTCGAAGTTTTCCTGCTCCCCGAAGAACACATCAACGGCGTGTATTTGAAGGACGGACGACTCCGAAACCCTCTTGAGGAACACATGACACAGACAGACTCAGACGGCCGATTTGTCATCTACCCTGAAGACGCGGAAAAACTGATCGTCGCGTGCCATCCGGGTGGCTTTGCAATTGCCACGCTTGATGAGTTTCGCAAATCGGGAAACCGGATTCAGCTTCGCTGGTGGGCGCGCGTTTCCGGTGACCGGCCGATCGAAGGTGATGACGCGAAACAAGACGTCAACTTCACCTGCAATCCGGTTAAAGGGATATCATTTGCCGTCTACGAAACTTCCATTCGTGACGACGGCTCATTCGATCAGAAGTATATTCCGCCGGGAACGATTGCGATTCAGCGGTCGATCGATACGGGCGATGGAATCAGAATTGGCCTGCCCGTGGCAACCATCGAACTGGCGCCGCGAGAATCATATACCGTGTCGCTCGGGACAATTCCGGATGCCGACAGGCAGCGCCTCGACAATTTGCGGTAAGGCATCCAGCGGCGGTTTCCATAGGCTTTGCTCAGATGCTGCGCAGGCTTCCTGCGGCAGGATTTTCCCGGTCCGGTGCCGATCCTGCGGTACACTCAGAACGGACAGCACTGTCGGGCCGCCCGCGTTCCGCTGCGAATACCGCGACCCGGACATCGAATGTCCCGTCTGGATATGCTTCTGCGGCGGGATTCGCTAGGCTTTCGTGTGTTGCGGACGCAACATCGATGTGGCATTGCCCGTGATGTCCAATGCAGGAGTGTTCGGGATAGTGCCGATGGATCGCCGACGATCATGACTTCCGGCTGCTGCTTCAGACCCCGAACGTACGGCAATCGACCGCGACAGGGTCCGGCGGCAGTTGTGGATTCCATCAACATCATCAATTGTGCGGGGCCCCGGATGATGAACGCGTCGTTGGTTTTTGTCGCTTGCCGGCAGCATCGGAGCCGGAACATTGATCGGGAAGAACTGTCGTCGGCATCGACGGCGGTGTGATTCAACTTCGCGTCCGGAACTGCTTGAGCAGCGGTTGATGCCCGCGACCGTGAACCTGCTGACTCAGGGGTTCGCCGCAGACTCGAAGTCCGACCTGACTCACGCCGGACGTGACACTCCATCCGGTCAGCAGTTGCTACCACTGGAAATCGCTCTGCCGGAAGGAACCGGACGCTGGGCGGAGTTTTCGAACGTTTCGGGAAGCCTGAAGGCCGGACCGGGCTGGCCCGTGGCAGGACCGGACGGCGGATCACAAAACGTCCCGGCGGGAACCTACGGGACGAACGTGTTCTCCGCCCGCGGAATCTCCGGCATTTTCGCGGACCGGTTTCTGTTTCTGGCGGGAGTCTTCATCACCGATGGAGTGCCGGTGGAAGGCACAGAACCCGAGCGGCTGGTGGTGGGACCGGTGATTCGTGAGTCCGAAACATTCTCGACATCCCTGCAGCAGTCGTTCTACATCGGCGATGGTATCGGGCAGCCGGGAGTCACGCAGCGTTTCCAGATTCCCGACAACGCGACGCGGATGTTTCTTGGCTATCTGGATGCGGACCGTTTCGGCTGGCCCATGGGCGGCTTGCCTCCGGGGGCCTACTTCGACAACACGGGCACGGTCGTCGGCACGGTTTCCATTTTCCGGGAAGAACAGACGGCAACTAATAACCGGCCGACCGTCGATCCGATCGACAACGTAACGGTCGCGGAAAACTCGGCCGGCGCCGTCATTGGCATTTCCGGAATCTCCGCCGGC
This is a stretch of genomic DNA from Planctomycetaceae bacterium. It encodes these proteins:
- a CDS encoding M56 family metallopeptidase, producing MTAEILLILESINPAAGSLTSAPFVPARFIAWLLIQFVWQGAATAGLLWLLLRAAGRNANLRYMLACLAMLVMAAFPIITGISALPATAELVSQSAANETGAVSTADDTVGTIGAVRVVTDQGFRWTSAPMRSSAASIVASGSAPGRAGQVRVLADRFAVPLSAAWLIGVILCSLRLTFGLWRVRCIRRSASEVQSTALRQQFAQVCQSLKLRRSVGFMQTDCVVVPTVAGWLRPIVLLPLTAASGLTTAQIQALLAHELAHVKRSDYLVNLLQSVVEIVLFYHPAVWWVSRVIREEREHCCDDIAVQVVGNREHYARTLLHLAQSAKPPATVAVAATGGRLPDRIRRVLVMESPDIQRLRAGTILPTAIAAMCGAAVLAPAIVSGNPSRLDDAVVIHHSGQVSEPDNAEAALRMKQIGQMPTVQDRIAALLGIARDPKTINPKPYLREAVRLLDFSEANEFSERSMPFVSRTPQFLKDQSYFETATVAAYRDQIGFARQIAERIESPYYRAWSLTETAAAFHRCEDTETARELLTAADAAVALIPDLPPSDAEKMYAGKVTDRLTVAEFVATGWAKIDDIAAAEKAAKAVGVNFEGAGPGCWSAIGEVLAKSASDAEFASFLARGTPELPPERAGDILVEVWKARTYAKIDGGRFDEAGEILEREELWIEDAVRVCLVRAMCRKGLAARADLVAGNIATPAHRAMAKLFVARLYHDFGNRDRADAILNECREFIESEAKTDDYVPLGEVLILTAETQALSGDTDAAMRTAEQIRGGAYFTPFIQIGSASDLYDLPFQLVAMKETAWLLISRAGLMNGDVEDAIRTARRIVPRDNSDGNVASDGANTFLIDPIRSHAFRMIAQHLVKAGQRERVEQLITEESTESAKTAMRNVLITAAFAQQRDDVPPRAEPQNDRNSNSSIAADASEDAARDASHDVPNPVPTPDVTFVTTRHVILHDGKIVDWDSVARILRQAAELGKIHPVFYSTNGGLPREEELREHRWKLYRELYDAGKIDGMTVGSISPRAGERLDRIQKPEDLVPDESQRMEGTVTTTNRAPAAGVEVFLLPEEHINGVYLKDGRLRNPLEEHMTQTDSDGRFVIYPEDAEKLIVACHPGGFAIATLDEFRKSGNRIQLRWWARVSGDRPIEGDDAKQDVNFTCNPVKGISFAVYETSIRDDGSFDQKYIPPGTIAIQRSIDTGDGIRIGLPVATIELAPRESYTVSLGTIPDADRQRLDNLR